Proteins encoded in a region of the Flavobacteriales bacterium genome:
- a CDS encoding phosphoribosylaminoimidazolesuccinocarboxamide synthase has translation MKALTSHTFEFKNQTNFYRGKVRDVYSLDNDQVIMIASDRLSAFDVVMPKGIPFKGQILNQIASKFLKMTEEVCPNWLMDNPDPNISVGTACTVFKVEMVIRGYLAGHAWREYKAGKRILCGVALPEGLKENDRLPNPIITPSTKADNGEHDMDISREEILSQGIVSEEDYLILEDYTRRLFQKGTEYAQSRGLILVDTKYEFGKDKEGTIRLIDEIHTPDSSRYFYAEGYDERQNQNEKQKQLSKEFVRQWLIENGFQGKTGQEIPEMNDAKIEEISNRYIELYEQLMGENFVKADVEDIQGRILKNMKMYL, from the coding sequence ATGAAAGCACTCACTAGCCATACTTTCGAGTTCAAGAATCAAACGAATTTTTACCGTGGTAAAGTTCGTGATGTCTATAGCCTAGATAATGATCAAGTGATCATGATTGCATCAGATAGATTATCGGCATTTGATGTAGTAATGCCCAAGGGAATTCCTTTTAAAGGACAAATTCTTAATCAAATTGCCAGTAAATTCTTAAAAATGACAGAAGAGGTCTGTCCTAATTGGTTAATGGATAATCCTGATCCTAATATCAGTGTAGGTACAGCTTGTACCGTTTTTAAGGTAGAAATGGTCATCAGAGGATATTTAGCAGGACATGCCTGGAGAGAATACAAAGCAGGGAAGAGGATTCTTTGTGGGGTAGCGCTTCCAGAAGGTTTGAAAGAAAATGATCGATTACCAAATCCAATTATTACACCTTCAACTAAAGCAGATAACGGTGAACATGATATGGATATTTCTAGAGAAGAAATTCTTTCTCAAGGGATTGTGTCTGAAGAGGATTATTTGATTCTAGAAGATTATACCCGTAGATTGTTCCAAAAAGGAACAGAATACGCACAGTCAAGAGGGCTTATTTTGGTAGATACAAAATATGAATTTGGGAAAGATAAAGAAGGAACAATTCGTCTGATAGATGAAATTCATACCCCAGATTCTTCAAGATATTTTTATGCCGAAGGGTATGATGAAAGACAAAACCAGAATGAAAAACAAAAACAACTCTCTAAAGAATTTGTTCGCCAGTGGTTAATAGAGAATGGTTTTCAAGGAAAAACAGGGCAGGAAATTCCTGAAATGAACGACGCTAAGATAGAAGAAATTTCCAATCGCTATATTGAGCTTTATGAACAACTCATGGGAGAAAATTTTGTAAAAGCAGATGTTGAAGATATTCAAGGAAGAATCTTGAAAAATATGAAAATGTATTTATAA
- a CDS encoding PKD domain-containing protein, with protein sequence MGVPYNLRIRNNSYFTYKKIWIDYDNSGSFSDDEKVFSIYGNTPNQGVNVILNHSNPNYSNWLRMRVLSTNSSLDTSCLSVSYGQYRDYRIKLLPNTNPPIAGFNLNNTNVSTGTAVTFNNVSQNLPTSYQWSFPGGTPATSTAFQPSVTYNSPGQYNVQLIVSNSYGTDTLSIPNYVQASSVYTLCSDDSTNSPVGTLFDQGGPTGNYSNYTNCNFLINPGCANSVTLSFSSFDMESCCDYFRVYDGIDATGTLLLSANGTTIPSSVTANSGSMFIRFTSDYSGVGDGFEVNWTSVVPSTNPTANFVVSDTLPPYNTPVQFTDNSSALVNSWLWDFGDGTTSMLENPTKSYTSSGLKNVRLIVDNCFSTDTMFHNVYVQQTPEINIQPDTLNAVFSCTGTWSDSVLISNNGTGDLVLNTDGGDLEKVRFFVGGVSSTERTNVNAIMDTLLPAGVDYDTTYTLTTSSLQDVDLLIIGEATLSNFTLNSYSATLQNYVNNGGQVIHLGNRNYRMNALGLFNSLSYSTTSGASVQLLGNHPIVTNMGSNYLSLANLTYANNISNTGYESFANYGGRSVAGVRSIGTGNVYYLGYDYYTLNSSARKLMSITVHHILQNNNFNASFTSSLSSDTIAPSDSIYLSLALDSNSQNLLTGVYLDSILINSNDSLNASSYVYISYEITGAPQIEHVSSINFDTIQQGNSSYDTLVIENLGCDTLVIDSMVFSNIAFGSSLNSVTILPYSSDTAILTFSTANVGVFNDSVTIYNNDMNSVVYLNGVSTGAPIISFNPTSIVDTVFGCNDSIIVPVTVYNTGLGSLESTVDIFSNTGLGNGNGTGFFEGFENFNTQGWLNNSINHYQVSTSIAASGSKSLKLLASSAGINSNPLLKNFSSPMDVDYISFKMKGNSTSSGLTNYISFRNASGQEVIAVSKTSNKYRVFGNSTYNFSPANHTDWIHFEIKNINYTTRKMDVYIDGVLIYVNLGFWSGNYSTQGIQRIHIGRHSSSDHSYLDDVSLGSGVPVDWATASVDSIYVPANDSTTFNVVLNGSGLSNGTYDANVVFGTNIVQNPSDSLPISFTVIGEAEPTTNITCVNFPSTPQGTTLVDSFYLYNTGCADLTVNSLQTQLSVFGVTISNATIPANDSAKVMVQFSPLVMGTFTDTLSIINSIDTQKICLSGLATGAPDIDINPSTVTQTVSGCVDSVQVGFWVYNNGNDTLFYGNNTNNSFSEDFENLNYSTGFFEFGYGVYPNGSCGFHTGTKGLTYSGSGTRRVRSKLFIPNAGDSITFYYKAATIGSCNDPESGEYLRVEYQLNGTGTWNFLANANNFNGLFNYFAEEIPAALVGNSIKIRIRQTTHSGSSYDVWTIDDFAISSGANSFANYLVQGDSTYITQWILTSGLTNGQYTGSIPLYSNDPVTPYTPVMLSFNIENTPCASILDSLITSCSGAVGFSVDAVNTPTSYSWDFGDGGTSTLANPTHSYASTGAYVTTLIACNNFGCDTVSTSILVNSVYGPGPANCTPSTFYNYTNYDIASVNLGNISKTTAGTGSNAYHDYTCSDSTTLYLGDTYTLQVTTTSNYADYFKAWIDYNGNGVFDISEQIGSQTNGNGSYNVTFIVPNNLTEQEVRLRVYVDDNNISGPCDNIYYGEIEDYTIILKEKILLPVASFSAAEIDKCGGIFTFTDNSVNNPTSWLWNFGDGTTSILQNPTHQFSTSGIQNISLISTNSYGSDTVQQSIVSRIAEADIQLLSPLGLQSPMQFSNSTTGVSTYEWSFGDGNTSSLATPVHHFQNPQVYYVTLTVTNTHGCKATDIDTIDLTPFIGLDELEKEVSISPNPANDYIFIKNTSDQKVENVEIYSSIGQLMKKEMILSDEKEIKLDLTELPKGVYHLKINFKDQLPVTHKMVKGRE encoded by the coding sequence ATGGGAGTTCCTTATAATTTAAGAATAAGAAATAACAGTTACTTTACGTATAAAAAGATATGGATTGATTATGATAATTCTGGAAGTTTTTCTGATGATGAAAAAGTTTTTAGTATTTATGGAAATACGCCAAATCAAGGAGTTAATGTCATTTTAAACCATTCGAATCCAAATTATTCAAATTGGTTAAGAATGCGTGTGTTGAGTACAAATTCTAGTTTAGATACATCTTGTTTATCAGTATCCTATGGGCAATATAGAGATTATCGAATTAAATTATTGCCAAATACAAACCCACCAATAGCTGGTTTTAACTTAAATAACACAAATGTGTCAACAGGTACGGCGGTGACGTTTAATAATGTCTCGCAGAATTTACCAACCTCTTATCAATGGTCCTTCCCTGGAGGAACGCCAGCAACGAGTACTGCTTTCCAGCCAAGTGTAACATACAATAGTCCTGGACAATATAATGTCCAGCTTATCGTATCAAATTCTTATGGGACGGATACTTTATCTATTCCAAACTATGTACAAGCATCTAGTGTGTATACTTTGTGTTCTGACGATTCTACAAATTCTCCTGTAGGAACTCTTTTTGATCAAGGTGGACCAACAGGAAACTATTCAAATTACACAAATTGTAACTTTTTGATCAACCCAGGATGTGCAAACTCAGTAACACTTTCATTTTCATCTTTTGATATGGAATCATGTTGTGATTACTTTAGGGTTTATGATGGTATTGATGCAACAGGTACCTTATTACTTAGTGCAAATGGAACAACAATTCCTTCATCCGTTACAGCAAATAGCGGATCGATGTTTATACGTTTTACTTCAGATTATTCTGGAGTAGGAGATGGTTTTGAAGTAAACTGGACTTCTGTAGTTCCTTCAACGAACCCGACGGCTAATTTTGTTGTATCAGATACGCTTCCGCCTTACAACACTCCAGTACAATTTACAGATAACTCTAGTGCTTTAGTCAATAGTTGGCTATGGGATTTTGGAGATGGAACAACTTCTATGTTGGAAAATCCGACGAAAAGTTATACCTCTAGTGGTCTTAAAAATGTTAGATTGATTGTGGATAATTGTTTTTCTACAGATACGATGTTTCACAACGTTTATGTGCAGCAAACACCAGAGATTAATATCCAACCCGATACCCTTAATGCGGTATTTTCTTGTACAGGAACTTGGTCAGATTCTGTATTGATTTCCAATAATGGAACAGGAGATTTAGTATTAAATACAGATGGAGGTGACTTAGAAAAAGTTCGATTTTTTGTTGGTGGTGTTAGTTCTACAGAAAGAACGAATGTGAATGCCATTATGGATACCTTATTGCCAGCAGGAGTTGATTATGACACCACATATACATTGACAACTTCAAGTTTACAAGATGTTGATCTCTTAATTATCGGAGAAGCTACACTTTCGAATTTTACCTTGAATTCTTATTCTGCGACACTCCAAAACTATGTGAACAATGGGGGGCAGGTTATCCATTTAGGGAATAGAAATTACAGAATGAATGCTTTAGGTTTGTTTAATTCATTATCTTATTCTACAACAAGTGGAGCAAGTGTTCAATTATTAGGAAATCACCCTATTGTAACAAATATGGGCTCAAACTATTTATCTTTAGCTAATCTTACTTATGCTAATAATATTTCGAATACTGGTTACGAGTCATTTGCAAATTACGGTGGACGTTCTGTTGCGGGTGTAAGATCTATAGGAACAGGAAATGTTTATTATTTAGGATATGATTACTATACATTAAATAGTAGTGCAAGAAAGCTGATGAGTATTACAGTTCATCACATCCTTCAGAATAATAATTTTAATGCTTCTTTCACAAGTTCTTTATCTAGTGATACGATTGCACCTTCAGATTCTATTTATTTGAGTTTAGCACTCGATTCCAATTCTCAGAATTTACTTACAGGAGTTTATTTAGACTCTATTCTGATAAATTCTAATGATTCATTGAACGCTAGTTCATACGTGTATATTAGTTATGAGATAACAGGAGCTCCACAAATAGAACATGTATCTTCTATAAATTTTGATACAATTCAACAAGGGAATAGCTCTTATGATACCTTGGTAATAGAAAACCTTGGATGTGACACCTTAGTTATAGATTCAATGGTGTTCTCAAATATTGCCTTTGGCTCAAGTCTAAATTCAGTAACGATATTGCCTTATTCTTCGGATACAGCAATTCTTACTTTTTCTACAGCAAATGTGGGAGTCTTTAATGATTCTGTTACTATTTATAATAATGATATGAATTCTGTTGTTTATCTGAATGGAGTAAGCACTGGAGCTCCAATTATTTCATTTAACCCAACAAGTATTGTTGATACAGTTTTTGGATGTAATGATTCTATCATCGTACCAGTAACCGTTTATAACACAGGTTTAGGTTCTCTTGAGTCAACGGTGGATATTTTTTCTAATACAGGTTTAGGAAATGGTAATGGAACAGGATTTTTTGAAGGATTTGAGAATTTTAATACTCAAGGATGGCTCAATAATTCTATCAATCATTATCAGGTGAGTACCAGTATTGCAGCCTCAGGAAGTAAATCTTTAAAATTATTGGCATCTAGTGCAGGAATCAATTCTAATCCTTTATTAAAAAACTTTAGTTCACCTATGGATGTTGACTATATAAGTTTTAAAATGAAGGGGAACAGTACCAGTTCAGGACTTACAAACTATATTAGTTTTAGAAATGCATCAGGTCAAGAAGTGATTGCCGTTTCAAAAACTTCTAACAAGTATAGAGTTTTTGGAAATTCTACTTATAACTTCTCACCAGCAAACCATACGGATTGGATTCATTTTGAAATAAAAAACATTAACTATACAACTCGCAAGATGGATGTATATATTGATGGCGTGTTGATTTATGTAAATCTAGGGTTTTGGTCAGGGAACTATAGTACACAAGGAATTCAAAGAATCCATATAGGGAGACACAGTTCTTCAGATCACAGTTATTTAGATGATGTTTCTCTTGGAAGTGGTGTACCTGTAGATTGGGCAACAGCATCTGTGGATTCTATCTACGTTCCAGCAAATGATTCTACAACATTCAATGTGGTTCTCAATGGGTCTGGATTGTCTAATGGAACGTATGACGCAAATGTAGTTTTTGGAACTAATATTGTTCAAAATCCAAGTGATTCTCTACCTATTTCTTTTACGGTAATAGGAGAAGCAGAACCTACCACAAATATTACTTGTGTTAATTTCCCAAGTACTCCTCAGGGAACTACTTTAGTAGATTCATTCTACCTTTATAATACAGGTTGTGCAGACTTAACCGTAAACTCTTTGCAAACTCAATTGTCTGTTTTTGGTGTAACCATCAGTAATGCAACAATTCCTGCGAATGACTCGGCAAAAGTAATGGTACAGTTTTCACCATTGGTAATGGGGACATTTACGGATACGCTATCAATCATTAATTCTATAGATACACAAAAAATCTGTTTAAGTGGACTCGCAACAGGAGCACCAGACATCGATATAAATCCATCAACGGTGACACAAACTGTTTCGGGTTGTGTAGATTCTGTTCAAGTAGGATTCTGGGTTTACAATAATGGAAACGATACTTTATTCTATGGAAATAATACCAATAACAGCTTCTCTGAAGACTTTGAGAACTTAAACTACTCTACAGGATTCTTTGAGTTTGGCTACGGAGTGTATCCTAACGGAAGTTGTGGTTTCCATACAGGAACGAAAGGGCTTACCTACTCAGGAAGTGGAACAAGAAGAGTAAGAAGTAAATTATTTATTCCAAATGCAGGGGATTCTATAACTTTCTATTATAAAGCAGCTACAATAGGTTCTTGTAATGATCCTGAATCAGGAGAGTATTTACGAGTTGAATACCAGTTGAACGGTACCGGTACTTGGAATTTCCTTGCTAATGCTAATAATTTTAATGGATTGTTTAATTACTTTGCAGAAGAAATCCCAGCAGCTTTAGTAGGTAATTCTATCAAAATAAGAATTAGACAAACCACACATAGTGGATCTTCTTATGATGTATGGACCATTGATGATTTTGCGATTTCAAGTGGAGCAAATTCTTTTGCCAACTACCTCGTTCAAGGTGATTCTACCTACATTACACAATGGATATTGACTTCTGGGTTAACCAATGGGCAATACACAGGTTCTATTCCGCTTTATTCAAATGATCCTGTAACGCCTTATACTCCAGTTATGTTGTCGTTTAATATTGAGAATACACCTTGTGCATCTATTTTAGATTCATTAATCACAAGCTGTTCTGGAGCTGTAGGATTTAGCGTTGATGCTGTAAATACACCTACATCATATAGTTGGGATTTTGGAGATGGTGGAACATCTACTTTAGCGAACCCAACACATAGTTATGCAAGTACGGGAGCCTATGTTACTACATTGATTGCTTGTAATAATTTTGGATGCGATACCGTGAGTACAAGTATACTTGTTAATTCAGTTTATGGTCCTGGTCCTGCAAACTGTACACCATCCACATTCTATAACTATACAAACTATGATATCGCTTCTGTGAACTTAGGAAATATATCGAAAACTACAGCGGGAACAGGTTCTAATGCTTATCATGATTACACCTGTTCAGATTCAACCACTTTATACCTTGGAGATACTTACACATTACAAGTTACAACCACATCCAATTATGCTGATTATTTCAAGGCTTGGATAGATTATAACGGAAATGGAGTTTTTGATATCTCAGAGCAAATTGGCTCTCAAACTAATGGGAATGGATCTTATAATGTGACCTTTATTGTTCCAAATAATTTGACAGAACAAGAGGTAAGATTAAGAGTCTATGTTGATGATAATAATATTTCGGGTCCTTGTGACAATATCTATTATGGAGAAATTGAGGACTATACCATAATCCTTAAAGAGAAAATACTCTTACCAGTAGCCTCTTTTAGTGCTGCGGAAATTGATAAGTGTGGAGGAATATTTACGTTCACCGATAATTCGGTAAATAATCCTACATCTTGGTTATGGAATTTTGGAGATGGAACAACTTCTATTTTGCAAAATCCAACTCACCAATTTAGTACTTCTGGAATCCAGAATATTAGCTTAATTTCTACAAATTCTTATGGTTCAGATACCGTTCAGCAAAGTATTGTATCTAGAATAGCTGAAGCAGATATCCAACTATTATCACCACTGGGGCTTCAATCGCCAATGCAGTTTAGCAATAGTACCACTGGAGTCTCTACTTATGAATGGAGTTTTGGAGATGGAAATACTTCATCATTAGCAACGCCAGTACATCATTTCCAAAATCCTCAAGTGTATTATGTAACCCTCACTGTAACAAATACACATGGATGTAAAGCTACAGATATTGATACTATTGACCTAACGCCATTTATTGGTTTAGATGAACTTGAGAAAGAAGTATCGATTTCTCCTAATCCAGCAAATGATTATATCTTTATCAAAAACACGAGCGATCAAAAAGTAGAAAATGTAGAAATATATTCTTCTATTGGTCAGTTGATGAAAAAAGAAATGATCTTATCAGATGAAAAAGAAATCAAACTCGATTTGACAGAACTTCCAAAAGGAGTATATCACCTGAAAATAAACTTTAAAGATCAACTTCCAGTAACTCATAAAATGGTGAAAGGAAGAGAATAA